In Deltaproteobacteria bacterium, a single window of DNA contains:
- the cas2e gene encoding type I-E CRISPR-associated endoribonuclease Cas2 produces MLVVIANNLPPAVRGRMKLWFVEPKPNVFVSGIKDSVAQNVMNYLYEHCSQDSGIVLFRSIRRPPGYEVHTIGPTTKQLVQIGGLQLVIECLGQE; encoded by the coding sequence ATGTTGGTGGTGATAGCAAATAATTTACCTCCGGCAGTTAGGGGGCGAATGAAACTGTGGTTTGTGGAACCTAAACCAAATGTATTTGTCTCTGGAATAAAAGATTCAGTGGCTCAGAATGTTATGAATTATCTTTATGAGCATTGTTCCCAAGATTCTGGTATAGTTTTATTTAGATCTATTAGACGTCCACCTGGGTATGAGGTGCATACAATTGGACCTACTACGAAACAGTTGGTTCAGATTGGAGGTTTGCAGTTGGTTATTGAGTGTCTTGGTCAAGAGTAG
- the cas1e gene encoding type I-E CRISPR-associated endonuclease Cas1, with the protein MASGKRLFVKVTRDSLPQVKDKYPFLYLERGRLEIDDSSIRWVDCDANVVPIPVATINSILLGPGSTVTHDAVKTAVAANCSISWVGEDSLLFYAAGFLATASTKNLQKQINLSCNPKKSLDVARSMFELRFPKEDLKGKTLKEIMGMEGNRVRELYAAKANEYMVGWKGRKYVPGNFELSDVTNQVLTSSNAALYGVLCAAVHSMGYSPHIGFIHRGSPLPFIYDLADLYKEYLCIDLAFSLTKEMAGRYDKSIVSSRFRERLLEFDLLKILARDISKLMGDHNVGGDSK; encoded by the coding sequence GTGGCTAGCGGTAAAAGACTGTTTGTTAAAGTTACGCGTGATTCCTTACCACAAGTTAAGGATAAGTACCCTTTTCTTTATCTTGAACGCGGGCGATTAGAAATTGACGATAGTAGTATCCGCTGGGTCGATTGTGACGCAAATGTCGTGCCGATTCCAGTTGCGACTATTAATTCGATTCTGCTTGGTCCTGGTTCCACTGTTACCCACGATGCTGTCAAGACAGCAGTTGCAGCTAATTGCAGTATCTCATGGGTTGGAGAGGATTCACTTCTATTCTACGCCGCTGGTTTTCTTGCAACAGCGAGTACCAAAAATTTACAAAAACAGATTAACTTGTCTTGTAACCCTAAAAAATCTTTGGACGTCGCAAGAAGTATGTTTGAGCTTAGATTCCCAAAGGAGGATCTAAAAGGAAAGACCCTAAAAGAAATAATGGGAATGGAGGGTAATAGGGTACGTGAGCTTTACGCAGCAAAAGCCAATGAATACATGGTAGGATGGAAGGGGCGCAAATATGTCCCGGGAAACTTTGAACTTAGTGATGTAACCAATCAAGTATTAACCTCATCAAACGCCGCGCTTTACGGTGTTCTCTGTGCTGCCGTTCACAGTATGGGTTACTCTCCCCACATCGGCTTTATACACCGTGGTAGTCCTCTTCCTTTTATTTACGATCTTGCAGATCTATATAAAGAGTATCTCTGCATCGATTTAGCGTTCTCTTTAACAAAAGAAATGGCGGGGCGCTACGACAAATCTATAGTTTCGTCTAGGTTTAGAGAGCGTTTGCTTGAATTTGATTTGTTAAAAATCCTTGCTCGTGATATTTCGAAGCTCATGGGTGATCATAATGTTGGTGGTGATAGCAAATAA
- the cas5e gene encoding type I-E CRISPR-associated protein Cas5/CasD, with the protein MGKSFLLLWLEAPLQSWGHDSKFGRRDTLDFPTKSGVLGLLCSARGAGGPEREWLAQWSAFDMRVLAFRPEKQARLPLLRDFHMVGSGYDLDDLWQNLLIPKTSEGKRAVGGGSKLTYRYYIQDMAFAVIFEANSDPVNDAVTALRNPHWDLFLGRKTCVPTELIFRGVFDSFDECERSALNLAQEKNRKLEFSVVEGVNEGEVVTLNDVPVQFGVDKKYRDRRVTVKRHIFE; encoded by the coding sequence ATGGGTAAATCATTTTTACTTCTCTGGCTAGAAGCCCCGCTACAGTCGTGGGGCCATGATTCGAAGTTTGGGCGTAGAGATACTTTGGATTTTCCGACAAAATCTGGAGTGCTGGGACTGCTATGCAGTGCTAGGGGAGCAGGTGGTCCAGAACGTGAATGGTTAGCTCAATGGTCGGCCTTTGACATGAGAGTATTGGCTTTTCGCCCAGAAAAACAGGCGAGGCTACCACTTTTACGCGATTTCCATATGGTGGGTAGCGGCTATGACTTGGATGATTTGTGGCAGAATTTGCTGATACCTAAAACGTCAGAGGGGAAAAGAGCGGTTGGAGGGGGATCGAAACTTACTTATCGCTACTATATCCAGGATATGGCCTTTGCTGTGATTTTTGAAGCAAATAGTGATCCAGTCAATGATGCTGTCACCGCGCTTAGGAATCCACATTGGGATCTGTTTCTCGGTAGAAAAACTTGTGTGCCGACTGAACTAATTTTCCGAGGTGTTTTTGATTCTTTTGACGAATGTGAAAGGAGCGCCCTTAACCTTGCTCAGGAGAAAAACCGCAAGTTAGAGTTTAGCGTCGTAGAAGGTGTTAATGAGGGAGAGGTTGTTACCTTAAACGATGTTCCAGTTCAATTCGGAGTAGACAAGAAGTATCGCGATCGACGGGTTACGGTAAAAAGACATATTTTTGAATAG
- the cas7e gene encoding type I-E CRISPR-associated protein Cas7/Cse4/CasC has product MNAKEKLPIIEYHILQSFPVTCLNRDDVGAPKTAIIGGYTRARVSSQCWKRSVRLALRNSGARMGIRTKKVETLFHDECIKLGASEEQAKRCSELMAKELVDDTLLFISSSEATRFAEFAKEKLFDAKQLEGKEIIKVGKKAVAPAIDALDIALFGRMVAKAADMNVEAAASFSHAISTHKISNDIDFFTALDDLQEEPGSAHMGSLEFNSATYYRYVSLDLEQLKDTLGKEGLKEAVRQFSEALFIAIPQARQTTQSGASPWEYANVTVRKGQRLQVPFETAVKRGEGGYLAASIAALKDYLTKKKKLCGSLYGELACFEWGEDENYSIDKLISEVQESLGLS; this is encoded by the coding sequence GTGAACGCTAAGGAAAAATTGCCAATAATTGAATATCATATTCTACAGTCGTTTCCAGTTACGTGTCTAAATAGAGACGATGTCGGTGCTCCGAAGACGGCAATTATCGGAGGGTATACCCGAGCAAGGGTTAGTTCTCAATGTTGGAAAAGAAGTGTTCGACTTGCTCTGCGTAACAGTGGTGCGCGTATGGGAATTAGAACAAAGAAGGTTGAGACCTTGTTCCACGATGAATGCATTAAGCTAGGAGCCTCCGAAGAGCAGGCGAAGAGGTGTAGTGAACTGATGGCAAAAGAACTTGTGGATGACACCTTACTTTTTATTAGTAGTTCGGAGGCTACTCGATTCGCTGAGTTTGCGAAAGAGAAGTTGTTCGATGCTAAACAGCTTGAAGGTAAGGAAATAATAAAAGTTGGAAAAAAGGCAGTAGCGCCAGCTATAGACGCTCTCGATATCGCATTGTTTGGTCGTATGGTAGCAAAGGCAGCAGACATGAATGTCGAAGCTGCAGCGTCATTTTCTCACGCTATTTCAACACATAAGATTTCAAACGACATAGATTTTTTTACAGCCCTAGATGATCTTCAAGAAGAGCCAGGATCTGCGCACATGGGTAGTTTGGAGTTTAATTCCGCAACCTATTATCGCTATGTAAGCCTAGATTTAGAACAGCTAAAAGATACGCTAGGAAAAGAGGGATTAAAAGAGGCTGTGCGCCAGTTTAGTGAGGCTTTGTTTATAGCTATACCCCAAGCTAGACAAACCACTCAATCGGGTGCAAGTCCCTGGGAGTATGCAAATGTAACCGTAAGAAAAGGGCAGAGACTTCAAGTTCCTTTTGAGACTGCTGTGAAGCGTGGGGAAGGTGGCTATCTAGCCGCAAGCATTGCTGCGCTCAAGGACTACTTAACAAAGAAAAAAAAGCTCTGCGGAAGTCTTTATGGGGAGCTTGCATGCTTTGAGTGGGGGGAGGATGAAAACTATTCAATCGACAAATTGATCAGCGAGGTCCAAGAGTCGTTAGGTCTAAGCTAG
- the cas6e gene encoding type I-E CRISPR-associated protein Cas6/Cse3/CasE → MIASILSLDRSAIKKFRISDPYSLHRVVYSLFLREQDGRVLYVDQGGNSLGRKILILSTDYPKKEGATSELHVDSRVVPDGFLNYQLYRFKITLNPSKRNRATGKRQAIVGHKELISWFCFKSESQWGFVTPEKNLQIDKIEVLSFEAKDGRKITLNQVTFSGVLFPRDAERFNRSFVAGIGSAKAFGCGLLQITPVIDNIF, encoded by the coding sequence ATGATTGCTAGCATTCTTTCGCTGGATCGGAGTGCTATTAAGAAGTTTCGTATTAGTGATCCCTATTCTTTACATAGAGTAGTGTATAGCCTTTTTTTACGTGAGCAGGATGGGCGTGTGCTTTATGTAGATCAGGGTGGCAACTCCTTAGGTCGCAAAATTTTAATTTTATCGACGGATTATCCAAAAAAAGAAGGCGCCACGAGCGAGCTACACGTTGATAGTAGGGTAGTTCCTGATGGGTTTTTGAATTACCAACTCTATCGCTTTAAAATTACCCTTAATCCTAGTAAGCGGAATCGTGCCACTGGTAAGCGACAGGCCATTGTTGGCCATAAAGAGTTGATCTCTTGGTTTTGTTTTAAGTCTGAGAGCCAGTGGGGCTTTGTCACACCAGAAAAAAATCTTCAAATAGACAAAATAGAAGTACTTTCTTTTGAGGCAAAGGATGGGAGAAAAATAACGTTGAATCAAGTAACATTTAGCGGTGTGCTTTTTCCTCGTGACGCAGAAAGGTTTAATAGGAGCTTTGTTGCGGGAATTGGAAGCGCTAAGGCCTTTGGATGTGGTTTATTACAAATTACACCAGTAATCGATAATATTTTCTAA
- the casB gene encoding type I-E CRISPR-associated protein Cse2/CasB translates to MEERVKSDFNERFVLATIALCKKSKAIAAKLRRADNPNTEYQSWEFLGSFGVDLDTDYKRLPFTTIAAAIAKAKIEENGTLRLGDAIVRSYENGKDGKNGKDSEQAQAKLRRLLACSETPELCRVLRTLLALVSSRGFGNLDYIRLLRQIREFHFDSKKIQSQWAQEFYHSIDNQGQLSGETQL, encoded by the coding sequence ATGGAAGAGAGAGTAAAATCCGATTTCAATGAAAGATTTGTTTTAGCCACGATTGCACTTTGCAAGAAGAGCAAAGCTATAGCTGCAAAGCTTCGAAGAGCAGATAACCCGAATACTGAATATCAAAGTTGGGAGTTTCTGGGATCTTTTGGAGTTGATTTAGACACGGACTACAAAAGATTGCCTTTTACAACAATAGCCGCTGCAATAGCGAAAGCCAAGATCGAGGAGAATGGCACATTGCGTCTCGGTGATGCAATAGTAAGAAGCTACGAAAATGGCAAAGATGGTAAAAATGGCAAAGACAGTGAACAAGCTCAGGCGAAATTGCGTCGGCTCTTGGCTTGTAGCGAAACTCCAGAATTATGTCGGGTATTACGCACCTTGCTTGCCCTAGTCAGCTCTCGCGGATTTGGCAATCTAGATTATATCCGTCTCTTGAGACAAATCAGAGAATTCCACTTTGATTCAAAAAAAATTCAAAGCCAATGGGCGCAAGAATTTTATCATAGTATTGATAATCAGGGACAGCTATCAGGGGAAACTCAATTATGA
- the casA gene encoding type I-E CRISPR-associated protein Cse1/CasA yields the protein MENRYNLIDEPWIPVADVGKVSLSDIFSARYRALGGNPVEKIAVLNLLLAIAQAAYTPRDNEDWESLGEQGLSEKCLEYLERWRERFFLYGDKPFLQMPAIATARTQPYGGVIPFISSGNTTVLNQSNVEKTLEDAEKALVLITLMNFSLGGKKPDNYIVLSDSYHGKTNDKEKPATAKPGPSVGSKGLLHSFIIGSSISQTVWLNTFTEVELKEVLHQFPSGLGTPPWQVMPRSENCPIAQSLSESLCGRLVGLSRFCLLKDNSLHLSEGIPSRSYEEGVVDPSVAMNTEGKEIRVVWANPDKRPWRELSTLLSFFQHGGGGEYRCLRLACHVERTARILPQFSILSGGLQVSRHATGEQYVTGTNDYVESLVRLDSSQLGAIWFAQLRLEMHLMEKIEKMLYSSVLRYVYVSKNGSKNKKIPKIAKKIAGGATSEFWQLCERNFQSLVGSCDANEEARLARYACRKKFADYARSVYNQHCPKETARQMQSWAKNMPKFGWYLKQEAS from the coding sequence TTGGAGAATCGCTATAACTTAATCGATGAACCCTGGATTCCTGTAGCTGACGTAGGAAAAGTAAGCTTATCGGATATATTTTCAGCGCGCTATCGGGCCTTGGGCGGAAATCCAGTGGAGAAAATTGCGGTCTTAAATCTTCTACTTGCAATCGCCCAAGCAGCCTATACACCAAGAGATAATGAAGATTGGGAGTCGTTGGGCGAACAGGGACTAAGTGAAAAATGTCTTGAATATTTAGAACGGTGGCGAGAGCGATTTTTCTTATACGGGGATAAGCCATTTTTGCAGATGCCAGCAATTGCTACTGCCAGAACTCAACCATACGGAGGGGTTATCCCGTTTATTTCAAGCGGCAATACTACCGTTTTAAATCAATCTAATGTTGAAAAAACATTAGAGGATGCTGAAAAAGCGCTTGTTTTGATTACGCTGATGAATTTTTCGCTAGGAGGCAAAAAACCCGACAATTATATTGTGTTGTCTGATAGTTATCATGGAAAGACTAATGATAAAGAAAAACCCGCAACAGCCAAGCCAGGGCCAAGTGTAGGGTCTAAGGGGTTGTTACATTCATTTATTATTGGTTCTAGTATCTCTCAAACCGTTTGGCTTAACACTTTTACAGAAGTAGAACTTAAAGAGGTATTACATCAGTTTCCCTCAGGCCTTGGTACGCCTCCCTGGCAAGTAATGCCTAGGAGTGAAAACTGTCCTATTGCGCAGTCTTTAAGTGAATCGCTTTGTGGTAGACTTGTTGGTTTGTCTAGATTTTGTTTATTAAAGGATAACTCGCTGCATTTGTCAGAAGGCATACCGAGTCGGAGCTATGAGGAAGGCGTAGTTGATCCTAGCGTTGCAATGAATACGGAAGGGAAAGAGATAAGGGTGGTTTGGGCAAATCCGGATAAGCGACCATGGCGAGAACTATCGACATTGCTATCTTTTTTTCAGCACGGAGGGGGCGGAGAATATCGTTGTTTGAGACTAGCTTGTCATGTCGAACGAACGGCGCGGATTTTGCCCCAATTTTCAATTTTATCAGGCGGGTTGCAAGTTAGTCGTCATGCCACCGGCGAGCAATACGTTACGGGGACCAATGATTATGTCGAATCACTTGTTCGACTGGATAGTTCACAGCTAGGAGCAATATGGTTCGCGCAACTCAGGTTAGAGATGCATTTAATGGAGAAAATAGAAAAGATGTTATATTCCTCTGTGTTACGGTATGTGTATGTGAGTAAAAATGGCAGTAAAAACAAAAAGATCCCTAAGATCGCTAAAAAGATCGCTGGCGGCGCAACTAGCGAATTCTGGCAACTTTGCGAAAGAAATTTCCAATCGCTGGTAGGTAGTTGCGATGCTAACGAAGAGGCGCGCCTAGCGCGCTATGCCTGTCGTAAAAAGTTCGCCGATTATGCAAGATCTGTTTATAACCAACACTGTCCAAAGGAAACAGCGAGGCAAATGCAAAGCTGGGCTAAGAACATGCCAAAGTTTGGGTGGTACTTAAAGCAGGAAGCTTCTTAG